The sequence TGAGGTGCTCGCGCGGCTGGGTAGCAAGCATGTGCTGGTGGTACACGCGCAGGACGGGCTGGATGAAATAAGCCTGGCGGCGCCCACCTATGTGGCCGAGCTGAACGACGGCGAGATCAGTGAATACCGCGTTCAGCCGGAGGATTTCGGGATCAAGAGCCAGAGCCTGATCGGTCTCAACGTCGATGATGCGCAGGGCTCGCTGGTCTTGATCCGGGACGCCCTGGGTCGTCGCAAGACCGAAAACGGCCAGAAGGCCGCCGATATGATCGTACTCAATGCGGGTGCTGCGCTTTACGCGGCTGACGTGGCGAGCAGTTTGAAGCAGGGCGTTGAAATCGCCCATGATGCGCTCCACACCGGTCTGGCGCGGGACAAGTTCGACGAGTTGGTTTCCTTTACCGTGGTGTTCAAGCAGGAGAGTTCACGATGAGCGTACCGACGGTTCTGGAGAAGATCATCACGCGCAAGCGCGAAGAAGTGACAGAGCGACGTGCACGTCTTGGCTTGGCCGAACTCGAACGGCTGGCGGCTGCGGCAGACCCTGTCCGTGGTTTCGCGCAGCGTCTGCAGGAGCAGGTGAGCAACAAACAGCCAGCTGTCATCGCCGAGGTCAAGAAAGCTTCGCCAAGCAAGGGTGTGCTGCGTGAGGTGTTCGTGCCTGCCGACATCGCGAAAAGCTACGAGGCGGGCGGCGCGACCTGCTTGTCGGTACTGACCGACATCGATTTCTTCCAGGGCGCCGACGAGTATCTGAAGCAGGCGCGCGCGGCCTGCACGCTGCCTGTGATTCGCAAGGACTTCATGGTCGACCCCTATCAGGTTGTCGAGGCGAGGGCGCTGGGTGCCGATTGCATTCTGTTGATCGTCGCGGCGCTGGACGATGCGCAACTGGCCGAGCTGGCCGATGTGGCAAGGGAGCAGGGGCTCGACGTGCTGGTGGAAGTCCATGATGGGGCGGAGCTGGAGCGCGCCCTACGACTAGAGACGCCACTGCTGGGAATCAACAACCGTAACCTGCACACGTTCGAGCTCAGCCTGGAAACCACCCTTGACCTGCTGCCGCGGATTCCGCGTGACCGGCTGGTGGTAACCGAGAGCGGAATACTCCATCGCGCCGATGTCGAGCTGATGGAAATCAACGAGGTATATGCGTTCCTGGTCGGCGAAGCCTTCATGCGCGCCGAGCAACCCGGTGTCGAACTGCAGCGCTTGTTTTTTCCGGGGCGCGCCCGACCGCGGTTGGCTGGTGAGCCGGACTGATCCGATGACGATTGAAAAAGCCGGCCATGTTGCCGGCTTTTTCAATCGATGGGTTCGCTGCTCAGCGAGTCCCGAACACCACCATGGTCTTGCCCTTCACATGGACCAGCCCCTGGGACTCGAGGCTCTTGAGTACACGTCCGACCATTTCTCGTGAGCATCCGACGATGCGGCCGATTTCCTGACGGGTGATCTTGATCTGCATGCCATCCGGGTGGGTCATCGCATCCGGTTGCTTGCACAGGTCGAGCAGGGTGCGGGCTACCCGACCGGTCACGTCGAGAAATGCCAGGTCGCCGACCTTGCGGGTCGTGTTGCGCAAACGTTCGGCCATCTGGCTGCCGAGCGCATACAGGATGTCAGGGTCCTGCTGCGTCAGTTCGCGGAACTTCGCGTAGCTCAGTTCAGCGACCTCGCATTCGGTTTTGGCGCGGACCCAGGCGCTGCGCTCTTTCTCCGAGCCTTCCTTTTCAAACAACCCCATCTCGCCGAAGAAGTCTCCGGAATTGAGGTAGGCGATGATCATTTCACGACCGTCATCATCCTCGATCAGGATGGTGACCGAGCCTTTGACGATGAAGAAAAGCGTTTCGCACCGATCGCCCGCGTAGATGATCGTGCTTTTGGCGGTATAGCGCCGACGGTGACAATGAGCGAGTAATTTGTCGATGTTCTTAATCTTGGGCGTGAGTGTAAGAGCGACCATGCTGTAGTCCCGGAAGATGTGTCCAATAGAAGGCAGTTCTTATTATGTACGACTGAGTTCTGTAATCAGGCCGACGGAGCTTAACAGACCGGTTCGTATCGACAACAAAACTGCGGCACGAATATCAATTTCAAACCATTCATTTCGTCGGATTAAGCGCCTCTGTCACACGCGATGGTCATGCTAAGCTTCGCTCCTTTTTAACCGGAGTCTCTCGATGAAAGCGCGCATTCAGTGGGCTGGCGAAGCGATGTTTCTAGGCGAGTCTGGCAGTGGCCACGTCGTGGTCATGGATGGCCCCCCTGAAAACGGCGGGCGCAATCTCGGTGTTCGTCCGATGGAGATGCTCCTGCTGGGCCTCGGTGGCTGCAGCAATTTCGATGTGGTGAGCATTCTCAAGAAGTCCCGGCAGGCGGTTGAGAGTTGCGAAGCCTTCCTGGAGGCAGAGCGCGCCGAGGAAGACCCGAAGGTGTTCACCAGAATCCATCTGCGTTTCGTCGTCAAGGGGCGCGCGCTGAAGGAAGCCCAGGTCAAGCGAGCTGTCGAGCTGTCGGCCGAGAAGTACTGCTCCGCATCGATCATGCTGGGGCGGGCTGGCGTTGAGATCACCCACGAGTACGAGATTGTCGAACTGGGTTGATCGGTTCGGCTGAGGCCGCAAGGCTCTACGGCGAGGGACAGAGCCCGATGCCGATGTCGTGCCATCTGATTAGCGCGCGCGGGCACTGGAACCGCGCGCTATCAATCTGCATAATGCGCGCCCCGTTTTTAACGGGGCCGTCTCGTTAGAACAGCACAGCCACGGTCGCAAATGCGAAGAGGTGTATACGGTCCTACGCAGGTACAGGGTACCTGACGGGCACGCTCAATCACGCGGTGAGCCGCATCAAAGAGAGTTTCCAATGGTGAAAAGCAAACTCAAGCTCCACGGGTTCAACAACCTGACGAAGTCCTTGAGCTTCAATATCTACGACATCTGCTATGCCGAAACCCAGGAAGATCAGCAGGCGTACGTAGCGTACATCGACGAAGAGTATGACGCGGAGCGTCTGACCCAGATTCTGACCGATGTCGTGGATATCATTGGTGCGAATATTCTCAATATTGCGCGGCAGGATTACGAACCGCAGGGCGCGAGCGTCACCATCCTGATCTCGGAACAGCCGGTTACACCGACCGACAGTCAGATCGAAGAGTCGCCCGGCCCGCTCCCAGACACTATCCTGGCGCATCTGGACAAGAGTCACATCACGGTTCATACCTATCCCGAGATCCATCCGGTGGACGGTATCGCAACGTTCCGCGTGGATATCGATGTTTCGACCTGCGGCGTCATCTCACCGCTGAAGGCGCTCAACTATCTGATTCATCAGTTCGATTCGGATATCGTCACCGTCGATTATCGAGTGCGCGGCTTCACGCGTGACGTGGAAGGCAAGAAGCATTTCATCGACCACGAGATCAACTCCATCCAGAACTACCTCTCCGAGGACACGCGTTCGGCCTATCAGATGACCGACGTTAACGTTTATCAGGAGAATCTGTTCCACACCAAGATGCTGTTGAAAGAGTTCGAACTGGAGAACTACCTGTTCGGTGACGCCACCAGCAACCTCTCCGCTCAACAACGCGAGCAGGTGGAAGAGCGCCTGCGGCACGAGATGCTGGAAATCTTCTACGCCCGCAATATGCCGGGCTGAACGCGACGCAAACAAAAAGGGCGCCTGACAGGCGCCCTTTTTTGCAGATGATGATCAGATGCGGTAAGTCGTCTTGGTCATCACCTTGGCCATCAGGCTCATGCCGAACTTGATCGGCGCCGGGAAGCGCAAGCCGCCGGCATCGAGGGCTGCGGTCGAGTGCTGCGCCTCGTCCGAACGCATCTGTTCCAGAATGGCTCGGGTCTTTTCGTCGCTTGCCGGAATCTGTTCCAGATGGTCATCGAGGTGTTTGCACACCTGATCTTCGGTTGCGGCAACGAAACCCAGGCTTATCCGGTCGCTGATCAGGCCAGCGGAGGCCCCGATACCAAACGACAATCCGTAAAAGAGTGGATTGAGCACGCTGGTGTGGCTGCCCAGTTGGTGAATGCGCTGCTCGCACCAGGCCAGATGGTCGATTTCTTCATCGGCGGCGCGTTCCATCGCTTCGCGCACCCTGGGCAGACGTGCCGTCAGCGCCTGTCCTTGATACAACGCCTGCGCGCAGACCTCACCGGTATGATTGATACGCATCAAGCCGGCAACGTGACGTGCTTCGCTGTCGCTCAGTTCGGTCTCGTTCTTCAATACCGCGGGCGTCGGTCGATGAGGCTGGCCGCTGAAAGGTAACAGTGTTCTTAACGCGGCGTCGGCCTGCATCAGCAGGCGGTCGGCCGGGGAATATTCGCGTTGGTTGGGCATGTCGCCTCCACGTGGTTCGGAGCAGCCGTGGGCAGATCTGAGAGGTCGGGTGGGTATGATCAGCCCGGCGGCCAATGCATCTGGCGCTGGCCGAGCACATGCATGTGTATGTGATAGACCGTCTGGCCGCCCAGGTCGTTGCAGTTCATCACCACGCGAAAGCCCTCCTGGCAGCCTTGTGTCTCGGCGAGCCGCTGGGCCGTGAACAGAACGTGGCCGGCGAGCGCCTTGTCGTCTTCCTCGCTCAGGTCGTGCAGGGTCGCGATGTGCTTCTTGGGAATGACCAGGAAATGCACCGGCGCCTGAGGCGCGATGTCATTGAAGGCAATGACCTGATCGTCTTCATAAATCTTGTGTGCGGGGATATCCCCAGCCACGATCTTGCAGAACAGACAATCCATGGCGTTTCTCCAGCATTGGAACGATCAGGCAGTGTAACAGGCCGTTTCGAGGCTGGTCAGCCTGTAAGGGAATAGCGAATGAAGAACGATATCCATGATCTGGTACTGGTGCTCGAATCGAGGTTGCGCTTGGTGGTGATCGAGTCCTGGGATGAGCGTCGCGTGTTGGAAACCCTGAGCGGACTGGCCATCAACCGCGGCCTGCGTCTTCAGGTGTGGTCCGCCACCGAAGGACTCAGGCATCTGGCGTTCGGCGGCGAGGCGCTGGACGAAGGAGAAAGCTGCTCGGCCGAGGTCGCGTTGAAGCGGGTCAAGCATGACCCGCTTGGCAACCTCTATGTGTTTTGCGATCTGCATCCTTTTCTCGAGGATCCGCGTCTGGTCCGGTTGTTGAAAGAAATCGCAATGGCGCAAGGGGCCGGCGCCCCAACGCTGGTGCTGGTCTCCCACGCATTGAAACTGCCGCCGGAGGTACAGCGGTATGCCGCGCGGTTCAGCCTGACACTCCCTTGCGAAGAAGAGTTGTTGAGTATCGTGCGCGAAGAAGCGACCCGGTGGAGTGAGCGTAACCGCGGCGCCCGCGTGCGTACCGACAATCGCACGCTGCAGCAGGTGGTGAAGAATCTGCGTGGCCTCAGCCATGCCGAGGCGCGTAGCCTTGCGCATAGCCTGATCTGCGACGACGGGGCGATCACCCAGGACGATCTCCCTGAGCTCAATCGCAAGAAGTTCGAGCTGCTGGACATGGAGGGCGTACTCGGTTTCGAGTACGAAACGGCGCGTTTCGCCGACGTTGGTGGCCTGCATAATTTCAAGCGCTGGTTGGGCGAGCGGCAAGCCGCCTTTCTTGGCCGGAGCCGATCGGACGTACCGCGGGGCGTGATGCTCGTGGGCGTGCAGGGAGGCGGCAAGAGCATGGCGGCCAAGGCAGTGGCAGGACTCTGGGGGCTGCCGTTGCTGCGCCTGGATTTTGCCTGCTTGTACAACAAGTTCTTCGGAGAGACCGAGCGCAACCTGCGAGAAGCGCTGAAATTGGCCGAACAGATGGCGCCTTGCGTGCTGTGGATGGACGAGCTGGAGAAGGGGCTCGCCACCGGCGAAATGGATGGCGGCGTCAGCCAGCGAGTGCTGGGTACCTTGTTGACCTGGATGGCCGAGCGTGACGCACCGGTCTTCATGGTGGCTACGGCGAATGCTGTGGATCGCCTGCCGCCGGAGCTGTTGCGCAAGGGGCGCTTCGACGAGGTGTTTTTCGTCGACCTGCCCGACGAGTCGACCCGCGCGGATATCTTGCGTATTCATCTGGCCCGGCGTGAGCTGAACGTCGATGGCTTCGATCTGCCAGCGCTGGCCGATGCCTGCGATGGCTTCTCCGGCGCGGAGATCGAGCAGGTGGTGGTCTCGGCGGTCTACGCGGGACAAGCACAGGCGCGAGAGCCGGACCAGGCGATGCTGCTCGATTGCATCAGGGCGACGTCACCACTTTCGGTGGTGATGGCCGAACGGTTGGAGGCCTTGCGTGGCTGGGCTACTGGCCGAACGGTACTGGCCTGATCGGAGCGGGCCGGGAGACCGGTCTGGTCATCCGCGCTGCCAATAGGCCGGCAGCGCAATGGCGGCGACGATCCCGAGTATGGGCACGAGCAGCCAGAGTGCCGCAAGCACTTTCACGGCCCGGCTGTTTGGCGGTTGCGGCGGGCCGAAACGATTCGAGCCATCGTTGCCCGGCATCAGCACCAACGCGAGCGCAAAGAGATTGCCGACTATCGGTATCAGGTTAAGCAGCATGAGCCAGCCGGACCAGCCGATATCATGAAGACGCTGCACACCGATCTGCAGGCAGACGAACAGCACGCCCAGGCAGAGAATACCTGTGAGAATCCACCCGAGCGTCGCGGAAATGGCGAAGACCATGCTGGAAATGATGAACAATCCGAGCGCGGCTGCTATGAGGACCATACTCCACGCCAGGTAGCGCAGGCGTCCGATCCGGCCGTGTAGGGTGAACACCCTGAGCTCGCCGTACTCGCTTGTCGGCTCGTCGACGGGCACACGTGGTGGGGCGTATGGCTGTGCGCTACCCGGGCTGACGTCCGGAGTGGACGCCTGGGCTTGCAGCGCCTGCCTTGCCAGGTACTTCTGAATGACAATGCCGCAACCGTCGCATTGAATAGCGACCGGCTGGCAATGCCCGCACTTGGGGCATTCCATCTGTTCGGTGGCCGCAGACGCCTCCGAGGATTCGGTCGTATCGTCCACAAGGCTCAACGTGATGCCCTTGGTCGCTTCGGGTTCCTTGCGCGCTTGCGCGCCGGCACGCTGCAAGGCCTGTAGATATCGATCGGCTTCCAGCGCGCTCAGCTCGCGCTTGATATTGACCGGGCCGCGACCGAACAGTCGATCGACTTTATCGGCATCGCTCTTGAACAGTCTGGCCAGGTTGCTCCTGACTGCCTCATGCGACATTCCCGGTACGAGCTCGCCATCGAAGACGATTCTGTATTGGTCGGCGCTCATACACGTCCTTGTTGCGGGGTATTCGCTAAAGCCTAAAGCGCTGCCGTACCGCCAACAAGTTACAGCCGAGCGCTTCGCGCGAGCGTGGTGCGAAATGGGATGCGCGTCACGGTTACCGTTGCCAGCGTTGCGAGAGCTGCACGGCTTGGCCGCAGGCTGCCTGGTATTCGCGATCCAGACGGGCGATCAGTTCCTCTGCGCTCGGCAGGTCACGTATCTCGCCCACACCCTGACCAGCGGACCAGACGGTCTTCCACGCCTTGGCCTCGTCACTGACCGGCTTGAGTTTTTCGGCGTAGTTCATTTCTCCCTTGCCGTTCAGGCGCGTTTCGTCGTAGCCGGCCTGTTGCAGGCTCTGGCGCAGGAAGCTAGCCGGCACGCCTGACACCGCGGCGGTGTGGACGATATCCGCCGCATGGGCTTGCAGCAGCATCTGCTTGTACTCGTCCGAGGCCTGGCTTTCGCGCGTGGCAATGAAACGTGTTCCCATATAGGCAAGATCCGCACCCAGCAGCTGCGCTGCAAGTATTTCGTGCCCATGGTTGAGGCAACCCGATAGCAGCAGTGTCTTGTCGAAGAACTGACGGATCTCGGCAATCAGCGCAAACGGACTCCAGGTTCCGGCGTGACCGCCGGCGCCGGCGGCCACTGCGATCAAACCGTCGACACCGGCTTCGGCGGCCTTCTCCGCATGCCGGCGCGTGGTGACGTCGTGGAAGACCAGGCCACCATAGCCATGCACGGCGTCCACCACCTCCTTCACGGCACCGAGACTGGTGATGACGATCGGCACCTGCTGTTCCACGCAAATTGCAAGATCCGCCTGCACGCGAGGATTACTGTGGTGCACGATCAGGTTGACGGCGTATGGCGCGGCGTCGTGAATGCCTGACAACTGCTCGCCGATCTCCAGCAGCCAGTCCCGGAACCCGCTGCTTTCCCGCTGATTGAGTGCCGGGAAACTGCCTACGACGCCGCTGCGGCAACACGCGGTCACGAGCGCCGGGTTGGATACCAGAAACATCGGCGCGGCGATAAGAGGAAGGCGCAGGCGTTGTTCGAGGAGCGCTGGAAGCGACATGGCAGATTCCTTGGTTGATTCAGAACGGTTTGATGACCACGAGAATGACGATCGCCAGTAGCAGCAGCACTGGAACCTCATTGAACCATCGGTAGAACACGTGGCTGCGGGTGTTCTCGTTACGTGCGAAACGCTTCAGTTGCGCGCCGCATACATGGTGATAACCGATCAGTGCCACGACCAGTACGAGCTTGGCGTGCAGCCAACCGCCACTGCTGAACAATGCGGGGTTCAGGGCGACCATGCCGATCCCGAAAACGAGCGTGGCGATCATCGACGGTAACATGATGCCGCGGTAGAGCTTGCGCTCCATGACTTGAAAGCGCTCCCGGCTGGCGGCGTCCTCGCTCATGGCGTGATAGACGAACAGCCTCGGCAAATAGAACAGCCCGGCGAACCAGCAGACGATCGCTACGATGTGCAGCGCCTTGAGCCAGAGATAGAGCATTCGAAGGATTCCTTGGTCTTGAGGTCGGTACCGATAGTAGTGGCTTGAGGGCCCGCGCGTCATCTAGGTGGTTGGCCCTGGACGCAGGCCCCTTTATCATCCGTTCTTTATCGTTTCACTGCGCGAGGCAGCTCATGGTCAAGGTCGGAATCGTTGGCGGCACAGGCTACACCGGGGTCGAGTTGCTGCGTTTACTGGCGCAGCATCCGCAGGCGGACGTGGCCGTGATCACCTCCCGCTCCGAAAACGGGGTCAAGGTGACGGATATGTATCCGAATCTGCGAGGCCATTACGATGAGCTTGCCTTCAGCGTGCCAGACACGGCGACACTGGGCGCCTGCGATGTGGTTTTCTTCGCCACGCCCCATGGCGTCGCCCATTCGCTGGCGGCAGAGTTGCTGGACGCGGGCACGCGCGTCATCGACCTGTCCGCGGACTTCCGGCTGCAGGATGCCGATGAGTGGGCCAAGTGGTACGGCCAGCCACATGGCGCGCCGGCGCTGCTGCCCGAGGCGGTTTATGGCCTGCCAGAGGTCAATCGCGAGCAGATCAAGGGGGCACGCTTGATCGCGGTTCCGGGCTGTTATCCAACGGCGACCCAGCTCGGCTACCTGCCGTTGCTGGAAAACGGCTTGGCGGATCCAGCTCGATTGATTGCCGACTGCAAGTCGGGGGTCAGCGGCGCGGGGCGTGCCGCGAAAATCGGTTCACTGTTTACCGAGGCCGGCGAGAGCATGATGGCCTACGCCGTAAAGGGCCATCGCCACCTGCCGGAGATTACCCAGGGCCTGCGTCGTGCCGCCAAGGGAGACGTTGGGCTGACGTTTGTCCCCCACCTTACGCCAATGATTCGTGGTATTCATGCGACCCTTTACGCGACGGTGGCCGATACGTCTGTCGATTTGCAGGCACTTTATGAACGCCGTTACGCCAGCGAGCCGTTCGTCGATGTCATGCC is a genomic window of Stutzerimonas stutzeri containing:
- the hemJ gene encoding protoporphyrinogen oxidase HemJ, with amino-acid sequence MLYLWLKALHIVAIVCWFAGLFYLPRLFVYHAMSEDAASRERFQVMERKLYRGIMLPSMIATLVFGIGMVALNPALFSSGGWLHAKLVLVVALIGYHHVCGAQLKRFARNENTRSHVFYRWFNEVPVLLLLAIVILVVIKPF
- the coq7 gene encoding 2-polyprenyl-3-methyl-6-methoxy-1,4-benzoquinone monooxygenase, which codes for MPNQREYSPADRLLMQADAALRTLLPFSGQPHRPTPAVLKNETELSDSEARHVAGLMRINHTGEVCAQALYQGQALTARLPRVREAMERAADEEIDHLAWCEQRIHQLGSHTSVLNPLFYGLSFGIGASAGLISDRISLGFVAATEDQVCKHLDDHLEQIPASDEKTRAILEQMRSDEAQHSTAALDAGGLRFPAPIKFGMSLMAKVMTKTTYRI
- a CDS encoding histidine triad nucleotide-binding protein, which produces MDCLFCKIVAGDIPAHKIYEDDQVIAFNDIAPQAPVHFLVIPKKHIATLHDLSEEDDKALAGHVLFTAQRLAETQGCQEGFRVVMNCNDLGGQTVYHIHMHVLGQRQMHWPPG
- the crp gene encoding cAMP-activated global transcriptional regulator CRP gives rise to the protein MVALTLTPKIKNIDKLLAHCHRRRYTAKSTIIYAGDRCETLFFIVKGSVTILIEDDDGREMIIAYLNSGDFFGEMGLFEKEGSEKERSAWVRAKTECEVAELSYAKFRELTQQDPDILYALGSQMAERLRNTTRKVGDLAFLDVTGRVARTLLDLCKQPDAMTHPDGMQIKITRQEIGRIVGCSREMVGRVLKSLESQGLVHVKGKTMVVFGTR
- a CDS encoding NAD(P)H-dependent flavin oxidoreductase — its product is MSLPALLEQRLRLPLIAAPMFLVSNPALVTACCRSGVVGSFPALNQRESSGFRDWLLEIGEQLSGIHDAAPYAVNLIVHHSNPRVQADLAICVEQQVPIVITSLGAVKEVVDAVHGYGGLVFHDVTTRRHAEKAAEAGVDGLIAVAAGAGGHAGTWSPFALIAEIRQFFDKTLLLSGCLNHGHEILAAQLLGADLAYMGTRFIATRESQASDEYKQMLLQAHAADIVHTAAVSGVPASFLRQSLQQAGYDETRLNGKGEMNYAEKLKPVSDEAKAWKTVWSAGQGVGEIRDLPSAEELIARLDREYQAACGQAVQLSQRWQR
- a CDS encoding OsmC family protein, with amino-acid sequence MKARIQWAGEAMFLGESGSGHVVVMDGPPENGGRNLGVRPMEMLLLGLGGCSNFDVVSILKKSRQAVESCEAFLEAERAEEDPKVFTRIHLRFVVKGRALKEAQVKRAVELSAEKYCSASIMLGRAGVEITHEYEIVELG
- the argC gene encoding N-acetyl-gamma-glutamyl-phosphate reductase produces the protein MVKVGIVGGTGYTGVELLRLLAQHPQADVAVITSRSENGVKVTDMYPNLRGHYDELAFSVPDTATLGACDVVFFATPHGVAHSLAAELLDAGTRVIDLSADFRLQDADEWAKWYGQPHGAPALLPEAVYGLPEVNREQIKGARLIAVPGCYPTATQLGYLPLLENGLADPARLIADCKSGVSGAGRAAKIGSLFTEAGESMMAYAVKGHRHLPEITQGLRRAAKGDVGLTFVPHLTPMIRGIHATLYATVADTSVDLQALYERRYASEPFVDVMPAGSHPETRSVRGANMCRIAVHRPQGGDLVVVLSVIDNLVKGASGQALQNMNIAFGLDERLGLGNAALLP
- the trpC gene encoding indole-3-glycerol phosphate synthase TrpC — protein: MSVPTVLEKIITRKREEVTERRARLGLAELERLAAAADPVRGFAQRLQEQVSNKQPAVIAEVKKASPSKGVLREVFVPADIAKSYEAGGATCLSVLTDIDFFQGADEYLKQARAACTLPVIRKDFMVDPYQVVEARALGADCILLIVAALDDAQLAELADVAREQGLDVLVEVHDGAELERALRLETPLLGINNRNLHTFELSLETTLDLLPRIPRDRLVVTESGILHRADVELMEINEVYAFLVGEAFMRAEQPGVELQRLFFPGRARPRLAGEPD
- the speD gene encoding adenosylmethionine decarboxylase, which translates into the protein MKSKLKLHGFNNLTKSLSFNIYDICYAETQEDQQAYVAYIDEEYDAERLTQILTDVVDIIGANILNIARQDYEPQGASVTILISEQPVTPTDSQIEESPGPLPDTILAHLDKSHITVHTYPEIHPVDGIATFRVDIDVSTCGVISPLKALNYLIHQFDSDIVTVDYRVRGFTRDVEGKKHFIDHEINSIQNYLSEDTRSAYQMTDVNVYQENLFHTKMLLKEFELENYLFGDATSNLSAQQREQVEERLRHEMLEIFYARNMPG
- a CDS encoding AAA family ATPase, producing the protein MKNDIHDLVLVLESRLRLVVIESWDERRVLETLSGLAINRGLRLQVWSATEGLRHLAFGGEALDEGESCSAEVALKRVKHDPLGNLYVFCDLHPFLEDPRLVRLLKEIAMAQGAGAPTLVLVSHALKLPPEVQRYAARFSLTLPCEEELLSIVREEATRWSERNRGARVRTDNRTLQQVVKNLRGLSHAEARSLAHSLICDDGAITQDDLPELNRKKFELLDMEGVLGFEYETARFADVGGLHNFKRWLGERQAAFLGRSRSDVPRGVMLVGVQGGGKSMAAKAVAGLWGLPLLRLDFACLYNKFFGETERNLREALKLAEQMAPCVLWMDELEKGLATGEMDGGVSQRVLGTLLTWMAERDAPVFMVATANAVDRLPPELLRKGRFDEVFFVDLPDESTRADILRIHLARRELNVDGFDLPALADACDGFSGAEIEQVVVSAVYAGQAQAREPDQAMLLDCIRATSPLSVVMAERLEALRGWATGRTVLA
- a CDS encoding DUF805 domain-containing protein, yielding MSADQYRIVFDGELVPGMSHEAVRSNLARLFKSDADKVDRLFGRGPVNIKRELSALEADRYLQALQRAGAQARKEPEATKGITLSLVDDTTESSEASAATEQMECPKCGHCQPVAIQCDGCGIVIQKYLARQALQAQASTPDVSPGSAQPYAPPRVPVDEPTSEYGELRVFTLHGRIGRLRYLAWSMVLIAAALGLFIISSMVFAISATLGWILTGILCLGVLFVCLQIGVQRLHDIGWSGWLMLLNLIPIVGNLFALALVLMPGNDGSNRFGPPQPPNSRAVKVLAALWLLVPILGIVAAIALPAYWQRG